The following are from one region of the Ochotona princeps isolate mOchPri1 chromosome 4, mOchPri1.hap1, whole genome shotgun sequence genome:
- the LOC105942470 gene encoding putative olfactory receptor 8G3 isoform X2: MNPGNQSIVTEFILAGLTEKEELQLPLFLLFLGIYLVTVVGNLGMITLIGLSSHLHTPMYYLLSSLSFIDLCQSTVITPKMLVNFVTERNIISYPECMIQLYFFLIFAIAECHMLAVMAYDRYVAICSPLHYNVTMSYSLCLRLTLGVYILGILGSTIHTGFMVRLFLCKRSIINHYFCDLLPLLELSCSSNYINELLVLFLSAFNILFPALTIAASYILIIANVLRIPSTKGRSKAYRTCSSHISAVAVFFGSAAFMYLQPSSVSSMDQGKVSSVFYTMVVPMLNPLIYSLRNRDVKSALKKLLCKKAHS; this comes from the coding sequence ATGAATCCTGGAAACCAATCCATCGTGACCGAGTTCATCCTGGCTGGactaacagagaaagaagagctccagctgcccctcttcctcctcttcctaggAATATACTTGGTCACCGTAGTCGGCAACCTGGGCATGATCACACTGATTGGACTCAGCTCTCACctgcacacacccatgtactATTTGCTCAGCAGTCTGTCCTTCATTGATCTCTGCCAATCCACTGTCATTACACCCAAAATGCTGGTCAACTttgtgacagagagaaacattatCTCCTATCCAGAATGCatgatccagctctacttcttCCTTATTTTTGCCATCGCAGAGTGTCATATGTTAGCTGTAATGGCATATGACAGATATGTTGCCATCTGCAGCCCTTTGCATTACAATGTTACCATGTCTTATAGCCTCTGCTTAAGACTCACATTGGGAGTTTATATTTTGGGCATCCTGGGATCTACAATTCATACAGGCTTTATGGTGAGACTCTTTTTGTGCAAGAGAAGCATAATTAATCATTATTTCTGTGACCTTCTCCCACTTTTGGAGCTATCCTGCTCTAGTAATTACATCAATGAGTTGTTAGTGCTATTCTTAAGTGCATTTAATATACTGTTTCCTGCCTTAACCATCGCTGCCTCCTACATCCTGATCATTGCCAATGTTCTCCGCATTCCTTCCACCAAAGGTAGGTCCAAAGCCTACAGAACCTGCAGTTCTCACATCTCTGCTGTTGCTGTCTTCTTTGGATCTGCAGCTTTCATGTACTTGCAGCCATCATCTGTCAGCTCCATGGACCAAGGCAAAGTGTCCTCTGTGTTTTATACCATGGTTGTGCCCATGCTGAATCCtctcatctacagcctgaggaacaggGATGTCAAATCGGCACTGAAGAAACTCCTG
- the LOC105942470 gene encoding putative olfactory receptor 8G3 isoform X1, which yields MNPGNQSIVTEFILAGLTEKEELQLPLFLLFLGIYLVTVVGNLGMITLIGLSSHLHTPMYYLLSSLSFIDLCQSTVITPKMLVNFVTERNIISYPECMIQLYFFLIFAIAECHMLAVMAYDRYVAICSPLHYNVTMSYSLCLRLTLGVYILGILGSTIHTGFMVRLFLCKRSIINHYFCDLLPLLELSCSSNYINELLVLFLSAFNILFPALTIAASYILIIANVLRIPSTKGRSKAYRTCSSHISAVAVFFGSAAFMYLQPSSVSSMDQGKVSSVFYTMVVPMLNPLIYSLRNRDVKSALKKLLECARLFVTLSKIK from the coding sequence ATGAATCCTGGAAACCAATCCATCGTGACCGAGTTCATCCTGGCTGGactaacagagaaagaagagctccagctgcccctcttcctcctcttcctaggAATATACTTGGTCACCGTAGTCGGCAACCTGGGCATGATCACACTGATTGGACTCAGCTCTCACctgcacacacccatgtactATTTGCTCAGCAGTCTGTCCTTCATTGATCTCTGCCAATCCACTGTCATTACACCCAAAATGCTGGTCAACTttgtgacagagagaaacattatCTCCTATCCAGAATGCatgatccagctctacttcttCCTTATTTTTGCCATCGCAGAGTGTCATATGTTAGCTGTAATGGCATATGACAGATATGTTGCCATCTGCAGCCCTTTGCATTACAATGTTACCATGTCTTATAGCCTCTGCTTAAGACTCACATTGGGAGTTTATATTTTGGGCATCCTGGGATCTACAATTCATACAGGCTTTATGGTGAGACTCTTTTTGTGCAAGAGAAGCATAATTAATCATTATTTCTGTGACCTTCTCCCACTTTTGGAGCTATCCTGCTCTAGTAATTACATCAATGAGTTGTTAGTGCTATTCTTAAGTGCATTTAATATACTGTTTCCTGCCTTAACCATCGCTGCCTCCTACATCCTGATCATTGCCAATGTTCTCCGCATTCCTTCCACCAAAGGTAGGTCCAAAGCCTACAGAACCTGCAGTTCTCACATCTCTGCTGTTGCTGTCTTCTTTGGATCTGCAGCTTTCATGTACTTGCAGCCATCATCTGTCAGCTCCATGGACCAAGGCAAAGTGTCCTCTGTGTTTTATACCATGGTTGTGCCCATGCTGAATCCtctcatctacagcctgaggaacaggGATGTCAAATCGGCACTGAAGAAACTCCT